TGAAAAAACAATGAAATACGGGGCTTTTCTCCTCATATCGATAGCGCTTTTTCTCAGTGCGGATCAAGGGGCGAAGTCGCCTGTTTCAGCGGATGGTGCAGAAGGGAAGAGCGTATATGTTCCCCTAAAGCCTCCGATTGATCTTCGTGAAGAATCCCGTGTTCAGGAACGTGATCAAAATACGACCCATCAAGGGGGAAAACAATGAGAAAAGTTGTTGTTTTTTCATTCGCAGCAGCGGTACTTTTCTCCGGTTGTTCGACCCTTTCTCAAAGCGACGTATTTGATTCGATGAATCAGATGACCTCTTCCAAAGGCTCGGGAGAGTTGACGTGGATCAAATCCGCAAAAGAGGAAGAAGCGGTTCGCTCTGAGGTAGAGAGGTTGTTAAAAGAGCCGCTTAGTGAAGAGAATGCCGTTCGGATAACCCTCATCAACAATCGCGCCTTACAGCAAACGTATGAGCAAATCGGAATTTCCCAAAGCGATCTTGTCCAAGCGGGGTTAATGAGTAATCCGTTGCTCGGTTATTCCATCGGGCGTGGTGGCGGTATCCGTCAATCGGGAGTGACATTGGAACTCGCTTTTTTAGATCTGTTGTGGATTCCACTGCGTCGTGAACTCGGAGGATTGGCGCTCGAAGAGACGAAACTGAGTGTCGGTGATACGGTGTTGCAAACGCTTCGGGATGCGAAAAAACGATATATCGATGCGCGGGTGGCGGAAGAATCGGTTCGGCTGAATGACGATGTCCTCAAATCGCACGAAGTATCGTTGCAGTTGGCGACGCGTCAATACACTGCGGGGAACTTATCGAAGCGTGATGTATTGAAAATCCAAGACGAATACGCCCATGCACGGCTTGAATCGATCCGCCTCAACCGAGAGAGTGCCATCGCGCGCGAAGCCCTCAATAAACTCTTAGGGATTTATGGGGGACAAACCTACTACACCCTCTCCAAAGAGCCGCTTAGCCTCGGAAATCAGCCCCGAGAAAACGGCGCTTTGGAACGTATTGCACTTAAACATCGTCTTGATTTTGCCTCAGCGCAAAAAAGGGTCGAATATGCGGCAAAAGAGGCGGGCTATAGTAAAAAAACCGCTCTTTTGGATGAGGTCACCGTAGAACTCGGAAGCGAAAAAAGCACCGGTGAGAGCCGTATCAATAGTATAGGGGTGAAAATTCCCATACCGATTTTTGATATGGGGCAGGGGCGTTTGAGCCGTACCCAGTCTCTGTACAACCAAAGTGTGCAGAATTTAGTCAGCTTGGCGGTCAACATCCGATCCGAGGTTCGTGAAGCCTATGCTACGGCACGCTATAACTACGATATGGCAAGTGAGTATCAAAACTCCATAGCGATCAATCGCGATATTTTGGAGCAGACACAGCTCTATTATAACGGTATGCTGGACGGTATTTACGAGCTTCTTGGTGATCAGCGCCGATACCGAGATACAAAAATAGAGTCGCTAAAAGCGATCGGTGAATACCAAAAAGCACAAGCCGATTTGATCTACACTCTGGGGGGAGAGAACAATGCAACACAAAGATAGACGGGAATTTTTAGGGTTGGGTGCGGCACTGATCGCATCCGCAGCACTAAGTTCCAATCTCAAAGCATCCGAACATGACCATACTGCACATGGAGGGATAAAGCGCCAGCTCACCTTCGTAAACAATCCTAAAAGGGTTCTCTCTCCGGCTACGATTATCACCCCCCCAGAGGGGAAAAACTACAATCCCGTCGTCACTCTTAACGGCTGGAGCCTCCCTTATGAGATGAAGGAGGGGGTTAAGGAATTTCACATTATCGCCGAACCCGTAGTACGGGAATTTGCCCCCGGTATGGTGGTGAACTGCTGGGGATACAATGGGACGAGTCCTGGGCCCACCATCGAAGCGGTGGAGGGGGATCGGGTACGGCTGATCGTCACTAACAAGCTCCCCGAACATACGACGATCCATTGGCACGGACTGATTCTCCCCAACGGGATGGACGGTGTCGGTGGTTTGACTCAGAGTGCTATCGCTACGGGTGAAACCTATGTCTATGAATTTACTCTGCGTCAAAGCGGAACGTTTATGTATCACCCCCATGCCGATGAGATGGTGCAGATGGCGATGGGGATGATGGGGATGTTTATTATTCATCCGAAAAAACCGCAAGAGCATCGGGTGGATCGCGATTTTTGTTTTCTCCTCTCCAGTTACGATGTAGCACCGGGAACTTATACCCCAAATCCCTCGACCATGACCGAATTTAATCTCTGGAGTTTTAACAGCCGTGTTTTTCCGGGGATCGATTCTATGAATGTTCGCGTCGGTGATCGTGTCCGTATCCGTGTCGGGAATCTCACCATGACCAACCATCCGATCCACATGCACGGGCATCCGTTCGAAGTGACCTGTACCGACGGGGGATGGGTTCCTAAAAATGCAAGGTGGCCGGAAGTGACCATAGATATCGGAGTGGGGCAAGTGAGAGCATTTGAGTTTGTCGCAACTCAAGAGGGGGATTGGTCGTTTCACTGCCACAAATCACACCACACGATGGGTCCAATGGGACACAGTGTCCCCAATATGCTTGGGGTGAAACAAGACGACCTCACCGAAAAAATAAGCGATCTGATGCCGGAGTATATGTATATGCCGATGGGGAAAAACGGGATGGCTGAGATGCAGGATATGGCAGATATGGGGATGGCATTGCCGGAAAATACATTACCGATGATGAGTGGACAAGGGCCGTTTGGACCTATCGAGATGGGGGGAATGTTCACCCTTGTCAAAGTCCGCGCTAATCAACCCAAAAGGGATTACTCCGATCCGGGCTGGTATAACCATCCGCAGGGAAGCGTTGCTCGTAAACTCTAAAGGGTTCGGTGGGTATTTTCTAAGATGTTTGTCCTAAAAACAACTAAGAAATACTTTTTTTCAACTTCTTTATAGATAAATCTTCTATAATTACCACTATACTGAATAACTATTCATAGAGGTGTTTAGATGCATATACCGGACGGATTTATATCCCCCTCTACCTATATACCCGCAACGGTTGCGGCGATCCCTTTGTTGATTGTAGCGTGGAAAAAAACCAAAGAGGCGATCAATGATGAGTCTTATGCGTTTTTATCATCATTGACGGCATTTTCGTTTGTCATCATGATGTTCAATATCCCCATTCCCGGAGGAACCAGCGGGCACGCTATCGGAGCGGCTATTTTGGCGATATTGTTCGGTCCTTGGGTGGCGGCGTTTTGTCTATCGTTGACCCTCTTTATTCAGGCGCTTATTTTCGGTGACGGAGGTCTCAGCGTCTTTGCCATCAACTCTTTGGCGATGGGATTTGTCGCTTCATTTAGCGCATTTTACGTCCACAAACTGCTCCATAATAGAGTGAATAACAATCTTGCGCTGTTTTTAGCAGGGTGGAGCGGTATCGTTGCCGCGTCCGTTGTGGTTGCCGTGGCTTTGGGGATTCAGCCTCTGTTGGGTGTTGATGCGGCGGGGCATCCGATCTATTTTCCGTTCGGTCTTAATGTCACACTCCCCGCCGTTGTCGGTTCTCACCTCCTTGTTTTCGGAGTGGTAGAGGGATTTGCGACAATGTTGGTTATGGGTTTTGTCGAAAAAATCAAAAATCAAAGCACCGCCAAAGGAGCTACGGTATGAGTCAAAACGGGAAATATTTAGTGATTTTTATCCTCGTTGTGATCGCTTTAACTCCGCTGGGGTTAATCGCCGAAGGACCTGCATGGGGTGAGTGGAGCGTGGATGAGATCCGCTCGATGATAGGCTACGTGCCCCAATCGATCGAAACTACAAAACCTTTGATTTCGGCGATCATACCCGATTATGAAATCAGCGGTGTGAGTGCTTTGATGTCAACATGGATCAGTGCGGCGCTCGGTGCGGGTTTGATCTTTGCCGTGATGATAGGTATCAAAAAGTTGAGTAAACGTGCCAGCTAAAACCTATTTTCTCCTCTATATCGGTGCTTTGATAGCCATATCGACTCTCAAGAGTTATGAGCCGCTCTTGATCGTCCTTGCTTTGCTATTGATCATGTCGGGTAAATCGGTACTTTCAATTGCCCGCCGATCCTTTATCTTGGTGGCACTTTTTTCATTGTTTATCACGTTGAGCTATTCTTTTACCCTTTATTTGAGAGATGAGTCGTTTTGGCACTACTTTGTGACCGTCAATTTGCGCTCGTTTGATATGATCTTTCTGACGCTCCTTTTTACCTCCAGAGTCAATATCTATGAGGCGGTCGCGTTTTCCAAAGATTTGAGTTTTTTACTGGTTTTGAGCGTCTCGAAAATCATGAATATGCAGCGCTCGTTCGCCGATTACACCGATGCGTTGAAATCACGTACACTGCGAAAACCGTCTCGACAGCAGATATACGGGTATTTGGGTTCTGCTATAGCGGGATTTTTGGATAAAAATATCCGAGAAGGAAAAGAGAATTTCGAAGCGATGAAATCGCGAGGTTTTCATGTTTGACATCCGAAACGTCACTCTCAAAAGAGAGGCCAATACCGTTTTTGAAAACCTGAACCTCCATATCGGCGCAGGGGAAAAAGTGGTTCTTTTAGGGGTTAACGGGAGCGGGAAAAGCACCCTGTTAAAACTGCTCAACGGCTTGGAGTTCCCTGATAGCGGTGAGCTCTTGTTTGAGGGAAACCCACTGAGTAAAAGTGCGTTGAAACAGAAGCAAACCAATGAATATTTTCGCCGCAACGTCGGACTGGTGTTTCAAAATATCGATGCGATGCTCTTTAATCCGAGCGTCTATGATGAGATCGCTTTCGGTGCCCGTCAACTGGAGTTTGACGATGTCGATGCGCGGGTACGCAACTATGCCGAACTGTTCGGATTAACACCGTATCTGAAAAATGTCCCCTTCAAACTCAGCGGCGGGCAAAAACAAAAAATTGCTTTAGCGTGCGTCATGTCGCTCTCGCCGAAAGTGTTACTGCTCGATGAGCCGACCAGCGCGCTTGACCCTGCCAGTACGGCGAAATTTCTCGACATTATCGCCGCGCTCCCCATCACGACGATTACGGCGACGCACAACTTGGCTATCGCACCGAGACTCGGTGAGCGTGTCGTCATTTTGGATGAAAAAGGTAAAATCCTATACGATGGAACCAGTGAAAATGCGTATGAAATCGATCTCCTCACCCGAGCGGGATTGATAATTTAAACAAACAAAAAAGGAAATAATAATGTGTAAAGATTGCGGATGCTCGATTACTACCAATAACCACCAGCACGGACATACTCATGTCGATGAGTTCGGACGAGAATTTACCCACGTCCATGACCATGATGCTGGAGAACACGCTCACGAGGGGGGGCATCATCACCATCACCACGACGATGAACACTCTCATACCCATCAAGCGGCGCATGAAACATTGCACCATAACCCTCAGCTCAATGATGCGAAAACGATCTCCGTCATCAAAAAGATTTTGGACAAAAATGACCAAGAGGCGCACCACAATCGTGAACACTTTAACGAACACGGAGTATTGGCGATCAATCTGATGAGCTCTCCTGGGAGCGGAAAAACGACACTTCTGGAAAAAATGGGCAGTTTGGCACCGTTTAAATTCGGAGTTATCGAGGGGGATTTGGAGACGTCACGCGATGCGGATCGTCTCACCGCAGTGGGGATTCCTGCCGTACAGATTCAGACGGGGAGTGCGTGTCATTTGGATGCGTTTATGGTACACAAAGGGTTGCATGATTTGCCGTTAGCACCGCTCGATGTCTGCTTTATCGAAAATGTCGGGAACCTCGTCTGCCCTGCGAGCTACGATGTGGGATCGCATCTCAATATCGTCCTTGTCTCGATCCCTGAGGGGGAGGACAAGATCGCCAAATATCCCGTCATGTTCCGTTGTGCCGATCTGATTCTTATCACCAAAACCGATCTGTTGCCGTATTTTAAATACGACATCGAGCGGGAGAAAGCGGAAGCTCGGAAGATCAAACCGAACGTCGATATTTTGGAAGTGAATATCAACGACGAAGCCTCTATCATGAAGGTGATTGATTGGATTGAATTTAAACGAAAGATGAGAAATTAATATGTGTTTATCTATCCCCTCCAAAGTGGTCAGTATCGACACGGAAAACAATATCGCAACCGTCGATACGATGGGTGTTCAGCGTAATGCAGGGCTGGATTTGATGGAAGAGGGTTCCGTCCAAATCGGCGATTATGTACTCCTTCATATCGGATTTATCATGAACAAGATCGACGAAGAAGATGCCCTCGAATCGCTTAGGGTTTATAAAGAGATACTGGACGTTATGGATGAACAAGAGAGGCTTGCCGCGATAGCAGAGAGTGATAATTGTCCGAGCGGCGGAGCCTGAGATGGGATTGGAACTCAAAAATCTTTATGATGATTTTCGAGATGCGGACACGATAAAAGCATACGCCAAAATCATCGCCGCAGATGCTCAAAAACTGACCTACCCGATCAATATCATGGAGGTATGCGGCGGTCATACCCACACCATCATGAAATACGGTGTGTTGCAACTGCTCCCCTCCAATATCCATTTCGTTCACGGTCCGGGATGCCCCGTGTGCATCATGCCCAAAGAGCGGATCGACCATGCCTATGTGTTGAGTATGCAAGAGAACGTTATTTTGGTGACGCTGGGCGATATGATCAAAGTCCCCGGCAGCAACGGAAGTCTGCAAGATGCGCGAAGCAAAGGTGCGGATGTCCGTTTTGTCTACTCGCCTCTGGATTGTCTCAAGATCGCCCAAGAAAACCCCGATAAAACGGTGATATTCTTTGCCATCGGATTTGAGACGACGACCCCGATGACGGCCGCACTTTTGGATACGGTGATCCGCCAAGATGTAAAAAATATCCTCTTGCACGTCAACCACGTTACGGTGCCTGAACCGATGCGCGCTCTGATCAGCGATGAGGCGTGTATCATCGATGCGTTTTTAGGGCCTTCACACGTCAGCGTTATCAGCGGAAGCAAAATCTACGAAGAGTTCCCGCGCGACTGGCATAAACCCGTCGTCGTGAGCGGATTCGAGCCGGTGGACGTGATGCAGTCGATCAGCATGATCGTCAAACAATTTATCGAAAATCGATGCGAACTCGAAGTGGAGTATAATCGTGCCGTGACGCGTGATGGGAACCTAAAAGCCCAAGCGTTGAATGATAAATATTTCCATAAAGTGGACTTTCGCTGGCGCGGTTTGGGGGACATTCCCCAAAGCGGGATGGGTCTGCGGAGCGAGTATGATCGCTACAATGCCGAGAAGATTTACGATGCGATATTGCCGAAAGAGGAGATCAACGATCACAAACTCTGCATTTGCGGTGACATACTAAAAGGGAAAGCTTCACCGCCGCAGTGCTCTATTTTCGGCACCGCGTGTAAACCGACTTCTCCGGTTGGAAGCTGTATGGTCAGCTCCGAGGGTGCGTGTTCGGCGTATTATAAGTATGGGAATTTGGTATGAGTAATATCGAAAAGCTAAAAGAATACCTGATAGGCGACAATGGGTATTTATTGAAAGAACTGAGTAACGGCAAAGCCATGATGATCTCTGGTGAATGGGGAAGCGGAAA
The sequence above is drawn from the Sulfuricurvum sp. genome and encodes:
- a CDS encoding copper oxidase, coding for MQHKDRREFLGLGAALIASAALSSNLKASEHDHTAHGGIKRQLTFVNNPKRVLSPATIITPPEGKNYNPVVTLNGWSLPYEMKEGVKEFHIIAEPVVREFAPGMVVNCWGYNGTSPGPTIEAVEGDRVRLIVTNKLPEHTTIHWHGLILPNGMDGVGGLTQSAIATGETYVYEFTLRQSGTFMYHPHADEMVQMAMGMMGMFIIHPKKPQEHRVDRDFCFLLSSYDVAPGTYTPNPSTMTEFNLWSFNSRVFPGIDSMNVRVGDRVRIRVGNLTMTNHPIHMHGHPFEVTCTDGGWVPKNARWPEVTIDIGVGQVRAFEFVATQEGDWSFHCHKSHHTMGPMGHSVPNMLGVKQDDLTEKISDLMPEYMYMPMGKNGMAEMQDMADMGMALPENTLPMMSGQGPFGPIEMGGMFTLVKVRANQPKRDYSDPGWYNHPQGSVARKL
- a CDS encoding HypC/HybG/HupF family hydrogenase formation chaperone; amino-acid sequence: MCLSIPSKVVSIDTENNIATVDTMGVQRNAGLDLMEEGSVQIGDYVLLHIGFIMNKIDEEDALESLRVYKEILDVMDEQERLAAIAESDNCPSGGA
- the hypB gene encoding hydrogenase nickel incorporation protein HypB, with the protein product MCKDCGCSITTNNHQHGHTHVDEFGREFTHVHDHDAGEHAHEGGHHHHHHDDEHSHTHQAAHETLHHNPQLNDAKTISVIKKILDKNDQEAHHNREHFNEHGVLAINLMSSPGSGKTTLLEKMGSLAPFKFGVIEGDLETSRDADRLTAVGIPAVQIQTGSACHLDAFMVHKGLHDLPLAPLDVCFIENVGNLVCPASYDVGSHLNIVLVSIPEGEDKIAKYPVMFRCADLILITKTDLLPYFKYDIEREKAEARKIKPNVDILEVNINDEASIMKVIDWIEFKRKMRN
- the hypD gene encoding hydrogenase formation protein HypD; the encoded protein is MGLELKNLYDDFRDADTIKAYAKIIAADAQKLTYPINIMEVCGGHTHTIMKYGVLQLLPSNIHFVHGPGCPVCIMPKERIDHAYVLSMQENVILVTLGDMIKVPGSNGSLQDARSKGADVRFVYSPLDCLKIAQENPDKTVIFFAIGFETTTPMTAALLDTVIRQDVKNILLHVNHVTVPEPMRALISDEACIIDAFLGPSHVSVISGSKIYEEFPRDWHKPVVVSGFEPVDVMQSISMIVKQFIENRCELEVEYNRAVTRDGNLKAQALNDKYFHKVDFRWRGLGDIPQSGMGLRSEYDRYNAEKIYDAILPKEEINDHKLCICGDILKGKASPPQCSIFGTACKPTSPVGSCMVSSEGACSAYYKYGNLV
- a CDS encoding ABC transporter ATP-binding protein, whose product is MFDIRNVTLKREANTVFENLNLHIGAGEKVVLLGVNGSGKSTLLKLLNGLEFPDSGELLFEGNPLSKSALKQKQTNEYFRRNVGLVFQNIDAMLFNPSVYDEIAFGARQLEFDDVDARVRNYAELFGLTPYLKNVPFKLSGGQKQKIALACVMSLSPKVLLLDEPTSALDPASTAKFLDIIAALPITTITATHNLAIAPRLGERVVILDEKGKILYDGTSENAYEIDLLTRAGLII
- a CDS encoding TolC family protein encodes the protein MRKVVVFSFAAAVLFSGCSTLSQSDVFDSMNQMTSSKGSGELTWIKSAKEEEAVRSEVERLLKEPLSEENAVRITLINNRALQQTYEQIGISQSDLVQAGLMSNPLLGYSIGRGGGIRQSGVTLELAFLDLLWIPLRRELGGLALEETKLSVGDTVLQTLRDAKKRYIDARVAEESVRLNDDVLKSHEVSLQLATRQYTAGNLSKRDVLKIQDEYAHARLESIRLNRESAIAREALNKLLGIYGGQTYYTLSKEPLSLGNQPRENGALERIALKHRLDFASAQKRVEYAAKEAGYSKKTALLDEVTVELGSEKSTGESRINSIGVKIPIPIFDMGQGRLSRTQSLYNQSVQNLVSLAVNIRSEVREAYATARYNYDMASEYQNSIAINRDILEQTQLYYNGMLDGIYELLGDQRRYRDTKIESLKAIGEYQKAQADLIYTLGGENNATQR
- the cbiM gene encoding cobalt transporter CbiM, with the protein product MHIPDGFISPSTYIPATVAAIPLLIVAWKKTKEAINDESYAFLSSLTAFSFVIMMFNIPIPGGTSGHAIGAAILAILFGPWVAAFCLSLTLFIQALIFGDGGLSVFAINSLAMGFVASFSAFYVHKLLHNRVNNNLALFLAGWSGIVAASVVVAVALGIQPLLGVDAAGHPIYFPFGLNVTLPAVVGSHLLVFGVVEGFATMLVMGFVEKIKNQSTAKGATV
- a CDS encoding PDGLE domain-containing protein, coding for MSQNGKYLVIFILVVIALTPLGLIAEGPAWGEWSVDEIRSMIGYVPQSIETTKPLISAIIPDYEISGVSALMSTWISAALGAGLIFAVMIGIKKLSKRAS